The Quercus robur chromosome 7, dhQueRobu3.1, whole genome shotgun sequence genome has a segment encoding these proteins:
- the LOC126692873 gene encoding probable protein kinase At2g41970, which yields MFCCGGAEEESHGPPAHQYTAPPRGGNMYGGGSGRGEPRGSNMVRTGAPQQVLPIEIPALSLDELYRLTGNFGSKALIGEGSYGRVFYAKLSNGQAAAIKRLDTSSSQEPDTDFAAQLSTVSRLKHEHFVELMGYCLEANNRILIYQFATMGSLHDILHGRKGVQGAEPGPALSWNQRVKIAYGAAKGLEFLHEKVQPPIVHRDIRSSNVLLFDDFQTKIADFNLSNQSSDTAARLHSTRVLGTFGYHAPEYAMTGQITQKSDVYSFGVVLLELLTGRKPVDHTMPKGQQSLVTWATPRLSEDKVKQCVDPKLNNDYPPKAIAKLAAVAALCVQYEADFRPNMTIVVKALQPLLNSRPAGPDSRA from the exons ATGTTCTGCTGCGGAGGTGCAGAGGAAGAAAGCCATGGTCCACCAGCTCACCAATATACTGCACCACCTAGAGGGGGAAATATGTATGGTGGAG GCAGCGGGAGAGGAGAGCCAAGGGGTTCCAACATGGTTAGAACTGGAGCTCCACAGCAAGTATTACCCATAGAAATACCAGCACTATCGTTGGATGAGTTATATAGGTTGACTGGTAATTTTGGTTCAAAAGCTTTAATAGGTGAAGGTTCTTATGGCCGGGTATTCTATGCAAAATTAAGTAATGGTCAGGCTGCAGCTATAAAGAGGCTGGATACCAGTTCATCACAAGAGCCAGATACTGATTTTGCAGCTCAG TTATCAACAGTTTCGAGGCTTAAGCATGAGCATTTTGTTGAGTTGATGGGGTATTGTTTGGAAGCAAATAACCGAATCTTGATATATCAGTTTGCAACAATGGGTTCTTTACATGACATATTACATG GAAGGAAAGGTGTACAAGGTGCTGAACCAGGTCCAGCTCTAAGCTGGAACCAGAGAGTTAAGATTGCCTATGGGGCAGCTAAAGGCCTTGAGTTTCTGCACGAAAAGGTGCAGCCTCCTATAGTTCATCGCGATATCAGATCCAGCAATGTCCTACTGTTTGATGACTTTCAGACCAAAATTGCCGATTTTAACTTGTCAAATCAGTCTTCTGATACAGCAGCTCGGCTGCATTCAACTAGAGTCTTGGGAACATTTGGCTACCATGCGCCAGA GTATGCCATGACAGGGCAGATAACTCAGAAAAGTGATGTTTATAGCTTTGGAGTTGTTCTTCTAGAGCTCTTGACAGGCCGAAAGCCAGTAGACCATACAATGCCCAAAGGGCAGCAGAGTCTTGTTACTTGG GCAACTCCAAGATTGAGTGAGGACAAAGTGAAGCAATGTGTTGATCCTAAGCTGAACAATGACTACCCACCAAAGGCAATTGCTAAG TTGGCAGCAGTTGCAGCACTTTGTGTTCAGTATGAGGCAGACTTCCGGCCAAATATGACAATTGTTGTGAAGGCTCTCCAGCCACTTCTTAACTCAAGACCAGCAGGCCCAGACTCCCGTGCGTAG